Part of the Vigna angularis cultivar LongXiaoDou No.4 chromosome 1, ASM1680809v1, whole genome shotgun sequence genome, CAATCCACAAATCCCacttttttactcttttttacttttcaaatacGAATCCACTTCCCATCATACATGCATCTTTCCCTCTCaattccctttttctttttaactcttttttttatatatatttcttaataattttcaGTTTGCTTTCTATCGATAAATGTCTATCGAAAGCTTACTTGTTACTCTATTTGAATTTCATTCCttattaagttaatatattacaaataacAAAGTCAAGTTGagttctccttttttttctaatgtcTCGTATGAGGATCACGAAAGATGATTCAAGCCATTACGATTGAATAAATGACTTCTGCTATTGACGGAGAAGACTGTTACCAGAATAATGAAAAGAATCAAAAGTGTGATGATATATAAGAACGTATaatgaagaaaatgagaatgcttaaagtgttttttatttttgggtcGCGGCTTTATCACGCTAATTTTAGGCAAGGGTAGCAGTGTCCATGGAGCGGGTGGTTCAGCAAATTTTGGGTCATGGAACATGCTTAATTAATTTTCCGTCAAACTTAGTTATGAATGCATGAGAAAGTGAAccacataaatttttaataattaaaattttatttgtcgGATTGATGATAAAAGGAAGAAATTGACTTGTGACCGGTTCAAttgtgaatttttgttttagaagCTACATTTACGACTAGAAATACTCAACTGGAAATATCTAAATTTTGGAATAGCTTTCACACTGTTTGGGTCATGGCGTAATCAGCGTAACTTGTAAAATTGTTGGTCGTGGAGTGTAGAAGGAGAGAGTTTGTGGGATGTGATTATGACGATTTCAATGGTTAAAAATGCCGTATGAAAGTGATGAGGACGACGACTCTCATTAGTAGTTTCCAGGAACTTGTCTCCTTTTCCGGGAAACTCTCTCACCATATTTATTGGCCCACCTCATTCTCAATCATCACTCCAATttcaattcaatataatttCTATACGTTTTTAACTCTCCTTgctttttttctcttccattctttcactTACTttaccttattttttttttatttatatcatactcccatttaatattttatatttcaaagaaattgtgaaagaaagaaaaaactgtacaagttaattttttttacacaatCACTGTACAGaatagttaaatattataaataataattgtgaCGATAGTCTTATCCCGTCTCTGTTTTTCAATGTTGAAGCGTCCAATTCCAATCATGATAGCGTGGCCAGAACGTATATAGCAGTGGACACGTGATCGTTACCTTTCATTTTGAGCAGTTGGGAACACGATATAAAAtgacaaatgaaaaataaaaaaaggtttgcacctattagaaaataatatataagtaaaagcTATgctttatagtttatttttaaatattaaatttactagaataaattattaaattaaataaaatgataataataagtactattttgatgaaaattatTTTGACAGGGGTTTGAGGCAATTTAATAAAAGAGATGTGAGAAAAGGGAGATGGAAGGACTGACCTTGAAGGAAAATCTCATGTTGAGATTTTGAGAGAGACCGGCCCATTGGGTTATCACGTGGAGGTATGACCCACCAGTCCCCTTAAAGGTAAAGCATCTCACTACACCACATCATCTACATAAtagattctatctctatcatcaCCACAAATTACTACTAAATCTAATtctgaaaattaaattttattcccatatttattttcaaactacACAAGTTTTCTTAAcctctaaaatatattattattatcttcacTAAAATTCTCAACcacaaaccaaaaataaaaatagaagaattgTACTCACTTAAACGAAactgtaattttcttttttaattctcAGTTAGAGATAccaatacaataataaaaaaaaagatttagagaaaaaattaattaatagtgATTTTTTTAACTGTAGCgtgatatttaataaattagtatGGTAATTGTTTTAGAAGAAGAATGTACTTAAAAATGTGAAAAGTagctttttcaaattttgtgatTTGGTGGTTTTTGATAGTCAGTGAGAGAGTCGTTTGTTTCCACACATGCTTAATCAGACCTCCTTGGTCATTCTCTCTCTCATTCGGTTTCTCCTTAAGCAACTGATTTTCAGACAAAAACACGTGAGCTAACTTCCCCCTCCGCACTTTCAACCTTGGCTAACTTAATAATCACACCCTCCAACCCAAACTCATATATCTATCTAGCTTTTCAATATACCTTCCCTCCTCCCCCACATGCATTAAAAATATTAGGTAGCATAGGAGCTATTACATGATTGCAATGACTTCTTTTTCCCTTTAGGGTACTACATTAATGTTCAACTTCATCTTCCATTATAAGAGTCAACATACATACactatatttcaaaaataatcataaattatttttatgaaatcgATCTAAAATAACCTTTAGTGATATCATTTTCTATAGACGCGACTAGATCAATTAATCGCGTCCGAGTTactcatttctattttttactCATTCACAAACATTGCATCATATGACTCATTTCTTTTTGTTCGGGGCATTATATTTTAGTAGCGTTTTAGTCAAAGACATATAATTCGGATATGGActtacaataaaaaatgttttcatgcGTACACACACGCGCACCAACATCACACATgtaattaacaataaaataatagtgATTCATTCCTTCATACATATGGATGTCTTCTTCTATAACGATTTATAAACATACAACAAAAGGatcaaaagtaaaaagtaattttGATCAGCAGTTACAAATTTCTACAGTATTAGTTAATTACACCCTTAACTTTTCACTACCTGATGTAGTAATCCATCGTACGTATCCTATCCCCCaaccaaaaaaatacaaaggtTGCCGGGAAACTCTTCTttcgttgtttttttttttcttttttaacgacaaaaacaaaactaaaaaccTAATTCATAATAAGAATCAATCAACATGCTGCAGAAGGATTGGCGAAGGGGTTGAAGAAGTGAGGTTTAGGAGCCATGGAGAAGGGTGACTTAGTTGAAGCGCCGCCGCCTACCCCGCCGCCGAGCCTCTCACACGAGGGACACATGGTGAGGGTTGCCGCAGACATAGGCATGTACAAGGGCTGAGCCAGTTTCAGTGCCTTCAGCTCTTGCAGCTCCTTCTGTAACCTTCTGTTCTCGTCTGTTAATGTTTCACAACACTTTTTTAGGAACTCGCAGTCCACCTCTGTCTGCTTCAGCTTTGTTCTGCAACaaggaaacaaaaaatattaatcaacaatttcaaacattgATATAACGTATGACCCCTTTCAATGATACGAAGATGCATAACATATAAGGTTTTAATCAACCAAACATATTTACCTGGCTCTCCGGTTCTGGAACCACACTTCAACTTGTCGAGGCCGAAGACTTAATTGCTTGGCCAAAGCTTGCTTCTGTTTCTGTAACCCCAATTGAAGACGACAATATGAGTCACgatattaaaagtaatgataTTGATGCATGTAGGAAAATAATAAGAGGGAGAATATGATTACAGGATTGAGGGTGCTGTGTTGTTTGAAGCTTTCTTCAAGCAAAGCGGACTGTTCTTTAGTAAGCCTAAGTTTCTTCCTGGCGGTGGTGCCGTCTTCTTCTTCGTCGCTGGCTCTTGAAGAAACCCTCTCCGTCTCTGTTGCATCCACCTCTTCACAGCTGAGATCCCTCTCCCTCTTGACCCTTCCACCGGAGAAGGAGGAAATAGCACTGTGAGGTGATGTCTGTTCAAGAGGGTCCTCAGAGGAGAGTTTGTTGTGTGGTATGTTTCTGGGGAGTTTCACCACCTGCTGCGGATAAGTTTCGCGGGAGAGGCCCAACGTGAGTGAAGGCTCAGGCTCGGAGTTAGATGGAGAGATGAAAGAGGATTTAGAGGAATAGGAGTTTGGCCTGTGAGTGGtaagatggtgatgatgaagaatGGATGGTGGTGATGGAGTGATGATGTCTTCTGGGGTGGATGTCAAAGCTAATCCTAGAATAAGCTGAAGGCCTGAGTCGGTGGGATCCTGATGAAGACCCATCATAAGGTGATGGAAGGAGTATGTGTGGGAGAGGAGGAAGGGAATAGAGAGTGGTTTAGTTTTGATGATGATTAGATGATGGTGTGGTTTATAAAGTGTGATGGGAGGTAGTAGAAGGGTGTTTATTGAGAAGAGAGGGAGGGGAAAGAGAATGAATGTGACTTTTTGTGGGGGCAAAGGGTGGGTGGGTGGGTGGCTATGATTATTATTAATCAAAGGGCGGAATGAGTAGTGAAAGGAATATGGGTGTTGGAAATTATGAGTTCTATATCTGTTGCATAGGTTGACCATTATGTGCCCCACTACTGTTACCTCCATTATGATAACAGACAAAGTTGGATAATCTTTCTCTCTGGGATCCTATATTGCTATACAACCCTAACATCTTCACATGCCAATGCCAATGCAAACACACATCAAGAGGGTGGGTGATTCGCTTCCCTTCGCCACCCACACACGTACCTATATTACAATACATAATTATTGCCACACTTTAATTCCTTTCCCACATATGCTTCCCTGCGTAGTATGTAGCAGCTTCACTTTACATTGTCCCAATTATTGGCCCCCTTTACTCCCACTTTACTCCTGTCCCACCATTCCttatttcgtttttttttcttttattattattcgtTACATGAATGAACATATATGTAAGTTGGAAAAAGGTAGAGATGGATTTGTGTTTTCCATAATTGTAACAGACCCGCATGAAGTGTCTCCCACTCCATGCCGGGGTTAAGCAGTTAGAGATAAGAGATGGGTAGCATGTCATATATACA contains:
- the LOC108331413 gene encoding homeobox-leucine zipper protein HAT22 codes for the protein MMGLHQDPTDSGLQLILGLALTSTPEDIITPSPPSILHHHHLTTHRPNSYSSKSSFISPSNSEPEPSLTLGLSRETYPQQVVKLPRNIPHNKLSSEDPLEQTSPHSAISSFSGGRVKRERDLSCEEVDATETERVSSRASDEEEDGTTARKKLRLTKEQSALLEESFKQHSTLNPKQKQALAKQLSLRPRQVEVWFQNRRARTKLKQTEVDCEFLKKCCETLTDENRRLQKELQELKALKLAQPLYMPMSAATLTMCPSCERLGGGVGGGASTKSPFSMAPKPHFFNPFANPSAAC